The Coffea eugenioides isolate CCC68of chromosome 8, Ceug_1.0, whole genome shotgun sequence genome has a segment encoding these proteins:
- the LOC113779034 gene encoding peamaclein-like yields MKLYVVSLLLVTLLLSSSLFEIAMANTSFCDSKCGVRCSKAGLMKRCLKYCGICCAACSCVPSGTYGNKSECRCYRDKLNSKGKPKCP; encoded by the exons ATGAAGCTTTATGTTGTTAGTTTGCTACTGGTGACACTACTTTTGAGCTCCTCACTTTTCGAAATTGCAATGGCAAATACAA GTTTCTGCGACTCAAAGTGTGGGGTGAGATGCTCCAAAGCAGGCTTGATGAAGCGTTGCCTGAAGTATTGTGGAATCTGCTGTGCTGCATGTAGTTGCGTTCCTTCTGGAACATATGGCAACAAATCTGAATGCCGATGTTACAGAGACAAGCTCAACTCCAAAGGAAAACCCAAGTGCCCTTGA
- the LOC113779506 gene encoding AP-4 complex subunit epsilon-like has protein sequence MKIYSFEIAAGRKVDVLPECQSFIEELLASHSTDLQQRAYELQAILGLDANVATNIMPMDASCEDIEIDRSLSFLNGYVQQSIEKGAQPYIPESERSGMTDVSSFRSQELHEVSSHALRFEAYELPKPVMPSRVSPIEQSSSNELVPAPEPSYHAEMHQVASSVPSVSDPGSLELKLKLDGVQRKWGRPTYSSAAPSTSNADIPKIQNGAPQLDAVSSSSSKAVSYDSRRQQVEISAEKQKLAASLFGGTSKSHKRQSSGSQKVPKTNIPAAEKSHVAKNATSDTAVLERTPQPPPDLLDLDESAVSSSAQSVDPFKQLEGLLDLNQDTSTLTTSDASASGAPDVMSLYGETTLNVQSGGVPNLLPAGRDEANLLSGLAGTPNRNGHGENTVTNPTQQLNKGPNAKESLEKDALVRQLGVTPTGQNPNLFRDLLG, from the exons ATGAAAATATACTCATTCGAAATAGCAGCTGGGAGAAAAGTGGACGTGCTTCCTGAG TGCCAGTCCTTCATTGAAGAACTACTAGCATCCCACTCAACGGACCTCCAGCAGCGTGCTTATGAACTTCAAGCAATCCTTGGTTTAGATGCTAATGTGGCTACCAACATCATGCCAATGGATGCAAGTTGTGAAGACATCGAG ATTGATAGaagcctttcatttctcaaCGGTTATGTTCAGCAGTCAATAGAAAAGGGGGCCCAGCCTTATATTCCTGAAAGTGAACGGTCTGGAATGACAGATGTCAGCAGTTTCAGAAGCCAAGAACTGCATGAGGTCTCATCACATGCCCTTAGGTTTGAGGCATATGAGCTTCCTAAACCAGTGATGCCATCCAGAGTTTCTCCAATTGAGCAATCATCATCAAATGAACTTGTACCTGCACCTGAGCCATCTTATCATGCAGAGATGCACCAGGTTGCTTCGTCTGTGCCATCTGTATCTGACCCTGGGTCATTAGAACTAAAGCTAAAACTTGATGGGGTCCAAAGGAAGTGGGGTAGGCCAACTTACTCTTCTGCTGCACCGTCTACTTCAAATGCTGATATCCCTAAGATTCAAAATGGAGCTCCTCAGCTTGATGCGGTTAGTAGTTCAAGCTCAAAAGCTGTGTCTTATGATTCAAGGAGGCAGCAAGTAGAAATATCTGCTGAAAAGCAAAAACTTGCTGCTTCACTTTTTGGTGGTACATCAAAGTCCCACAAAAGACAATCTTCTGGCAGCCAGAAGGTTCCAAAGACTAACATTCCTGCTGCAGAAAAATCTCATGTGGCTAAGAATGCAACTTCAGACACTGCTGTGTTAGAGAGAACTCCCCAGCCGCCTCCAGACTTGCTTGATTTGGATGAATCCGCTGTTTCTAGTAGTGCACAATCTGTGGATCCTTTCAAGCAATTGGAAGGTCTCCTTGACCTAAACCAAGACACTTCCACTTTGACTACTAGTGATGCTAGTGCTAGCGGAGCACCAGATGTTATGTCTTTATATGGGGAAACAACCCTGAATGTGCAAAGTGGTGGTGTTCCAAACCTACTTCCTGCCGGTAGAGATGAGGCCAATCTCCTTTCTGGACTTGCAGGTACACCTAACAGAAATGGTCATGGAGAAAATACGGTTACAAACCCAACTCAGCAATTAAACAAGGGACCTAATGCTAAAGAATCACTGGAGAAGGATGCGCTGGTCAGGCAACTAGGTGTAACACCAACAGGTCAGAATCCCAACTTGTTCAGAGATTTGCTGGGCTAA